Proteins encoded by one window of Bacteroidales bacterium:
- a CDS encoding transcription initiation protein — translation QQWMQWINQITDDGQLSEGGNHFSRQGRVVEPGNVTINSPYIADSVSVAGYILILAKDIDEATGIATKCPILNGQNTSVEIREVASPRQ, via the coding sequence TGCAGCAATGGATGCAATGGATCAATCAAATTACTGACGATGGACAATTATCAGAAGGTGGAAACCATTTTTCAAGGCAGGGCAGGGTAGTGGAGCCCGGAAATGTAACAATCAATTCTCCCTATATTGCTGACAGCGTTTCAGTGGCCGGATATATTCTGATCCTTGCCAAAGATATTGATGAAGCCACCGGAATTGCCACCAAATGTCCCATACTAAATGGTCAGAATACCAGTGTCGAGATCAGGGAAGTGGCTTCGCCTCGACAATAA